In Tissierellales bacterium, the genomic window AACGCAACATTTACAATTGAGTTAATAACTCCAATTGCAATGGAAAAAGGACTTAAGTTCGCTATCCGTGAGGGTGGAAGAACAGTTGGTGCTGGCGTTGTAGCTGAAATCATCAAGTAATTATAGCTTAGGCTTTAAAAAGATCTCCTATTTTGGAGATCTTTTTTTATTTTTATTAAAAAAATAGTGAAATGCATTTTGATTTGTGATATAATATCGTGGTATGCGAAACGAGCAGAAAAAACATTAAAAATAAAATAAGAATATATTGTAAATAGTATTGACTAAA contains:
- a CDS encoding elongation factor Tu, whose protein sequence is NATFTIELITPIAMEKGLKFAIREGGRTVGAGVVAEIIK